The Leifsonia sp. ZF2019 DNA segment CAGGATCGCGCCGTCCGTCCACGACCGCGGCCCGCGCCAGAACAGCCCCGCATAACCGGCGTCCGGGCGGCCGTGCGTGGTCGGGCTCCCCAGCCGCAGCTCACGGTCGGACACGTTCCGCAGTTCGGTGCTGAAGTCGAGCACCCAGCTCCCCCGTGTCTCGTCGAGCCGGTGGATGCGCTGCGTGCGCGCCTCCGCGAACCAGTGGCGGTCGTCGCTGGTGATCCAGCTGAGCCCTTCCTCGATAACGGCGGACGCCCCGTCAGTGTCGACGCGCTCGAAGCGGTCGTGACGGATGCGGCCCAGATTCTCCTTCCACACGTACCCCTCGTCGAGGGTGAAGGTCGGTCCGCCCCAGAAGTTCTGCCCCGACACGTGCGACCAGGTCATCTGGAGGCCCTTGTGCCAGCGGTGATCCCACGGCCGGGCGATGCTGAGCGGTGCCCCGGAGACGGTCCGGATCGGGTGCAGGAACGGCTTGGGGGCCTCCGCGGCCGGCGCGTCCGGCCGGTACTCGTAGACGGCGAGCTCGACGCTGCCCGCGGTGATCGACAGCCGCGCGCCGTCGTCGTGCATCCGGATCTCAGGCACCGATGACCTCCGCACCGGCGATCGCACTCCGGTCGCCGCTCATCGTCGCGTAGAACGGCGACTCTGGAGTGATGTCGCCCCGATGGACGGCCCGGCCGGTCGCCGCGGACGCGTAGAGGGCCGCCGTGAGATCGAGGACGCGACGGCCGTCCTCCCCGCTCGCCGTCGGGCGACGGTGGTCATGGTAGGCCGCGATCAGCTGCGCCAGCTGCGCGGTGTGCGAGCTGGCCAGGTCTTTCTCCGGCGCCCAGGCGCGGGCACGGGCGGGGTCGACCCCGGGCGCGGGAGTCCAGCGCCAGTCCGAATTGCTATAGCCGTACAGGTGCTCCACCTCGACCGTCGCGTCCCGGAAGTCGAAGCGCAGGTAGCTGGTCTCACGTGGCGACAGGATGCTGTTGACGACCGACACGATCGCACCGGACGCGAATCGGACCGCTGCGAACGATGCGTCCTCGGTCTCGATGTCCCTGGCCAGGGTGCCGCTCATCGCGCGCACCTCCTCCCAATCGCCCAGCACGTGCAGCAGCAGGTCCATCTGGTGGATACCGTGGCCCATCGTCGGCCCCCCTCCCTCCGTGCTCCACTGTCCCCGCCAGGGCACCTCGTAGTACGCGTCGTCGCGGAACCAGAGGGTGTGGCAGATGCCGACGAGAGGCTCGCCGAGTTCGCCGCTGGCGATGTGCTCTCTCAACCGCTGCGCTGCCGACCCGAACCGGTGCTGGAAGACGTAGGACACGTATGGCCCTGCGGCGCCCTCGTGCGCCGCCATCTCGTCGTACTCCGCGAGGGACAGGGCCGGCGGCTTCTCGCACCAGACCCAGGCCCCCGCATCCAGCGCGGCGATCACCGCCTCCCGGTGCGCGACCGGCGGCGTGCAGACGACCACCAGGTCGGGATTCACGCCCTCGAGCATCGCCCGGAGGTCGGAAAACGCCGCCGGGATGCCCGCCTCGCGCGCGAACGCCTCCGCGCGGACGAGGTCCACGTCGACGACCGCCACCAGCTCCGTCTCGGCGGCGTGCGCACGCAGAGCCGGAAGGTGGTGCAGGGTGGCGATGTTCCCCGCCCCGACGATGGCGGTGCGGATGGGGGCGACGGTGGGGTGGTTCATGTGGTCCTCTCTTCGCCGGCGGGCAGTTGTCCGTCCGGCGCGGTCAGGGTTTCAGCCAGCCAGGTGATCGCGGCGAGCTGGAGGGTCAGCGGGAAAGCGTGGCCGCCAGAGAAGCGGATGACATCGGTGCGTTCCGGGTCGAGCCGCGCGACGACGGCGTCGACACCGTCAGCAGGGAAGAGCGGGTCGTCATCGCCCGCGAGTACGAGCAGGCTCTGCCCGTGAAGCGTCGCAGCGACAGCCGGGAGATCGCCCGCGGGCAGAATGCCCGGCACGTAATACGCCGGGTTGTGGAAGACGCCCGCGGGCCCGAAGGAGGCGATGCTCCCCGCGCCGCAGCTGACGACACCGGCGCGGATGCGCGGGTCGACGGCCATCGTGAACAGGGAGACCTGACCGCCCAGCGAGTGCCCGATGACGCCGACCGGGCCGTCGACTCCCGCCTCGTCGATCAGCCAGCTGACCGCGAGCGAGACATCGTCGCTGTGCCGGCCCTGCAGCGTCAGCCCCCCGGCGACGAGCTCCCAGGCGGTCTGCTGCTCCGCCGCAGCGGGGTCACCGCTCGCGGGCATCCGCTCCTCGAACCCCGAGAGGTCGGGGACGATGACCGGGATGCCGGTCGCCGCGACTCGGAGGCCGTAGGCCATCTCAGGGTCGCCGGCGAGTCCCGCCGGCTCGCTCTTGCCGAGGTCGAACCGGCCGTTGTGCTGGTGCACCGCGACCACGGCGGCCGGCCACGGTGGCGGTGAGGTCGTCAGCAGGAGGGCCGGGACGACCCTGTCGGCCGCGACCAACTCGATCCGCTCGATGTCGACGCCGGCGTGATGCTCCACGTCGCCGCGTCGCACCTCCGTCGGCCGCTGCGATTCGGGCGCGCCGACCGCGAGGAGCCGACGCAGCCCGGCGCGATCGAGGCTCACTTGACTGCTCCCGCCATCATGCCCGCTTGGAGCCTCCGCTGGCCGCCGATGAAGATGACCACGAGGGGGATCGAGGTGAGCACCGCCAATGCCATCAGGCTGTTCCAGGACGCGTTGAGGCTGCCGACCTGCTGCGCCAGGATGACGCTCACGGGGAACAGGCCGGAATCGTTGAGGAACGTGATCGCGTAGATGAACTCCCCCCACGCGATCATGAAGCTCAACAGCCCAACCGTGACCAGACCGTTGCGGGCGAGCGGCAGAACGATGTGCCATACGACCTTCCAGCGGTTCGCCCCGTCGATCATGGCGGCCTGCTCGAGTTCCACCGGGACCTCGACGAAGAACGGGCGAACCAGGACGATGCCGAGCGGAAGCAGAAGCGCGACGTCCGCCAGCACGACCCCCACGGTCGAGTTGACCAGCCCCCACGCTCCGAACAGCCCGTACAACGGGATGGCGTTGGTCGCCTGCGGGATCATCTGGACGACCACCAGGATGATCATCGTCGCGGCGATCACGACGGAGCCGAGCCGTCCGCGCACGTGGCTGAGCCCGTATCCCGCGAGCGCCGACAACACGACGACCAGGAGGGCGGTGGCGACCGCGATGATGGCGGACTGCGCGATCGGGCCGCCGACGCCGCCGAGCACGCGCTCATAGGCCTCGACGCTGAACTCGGTGGGGAACCCCGCTCCCGCGACCCTGTCGGACGCCAGAGATTCCAGCAGGATCCAGGCGAGCGGCACGGCGTAGACCACCAAGAGCAGGCAGCAGCCGGCTGTGGCGATCCACCTCCGGCGGAACAACAGTGCGATCATCGACCCACCGCCTCTTTGCCCGTCGACCGGATGTACCCGTTCGCGACGACCAGCACGACCACGATCGACACGACCGCAACGGCCCCCGCGATGCCGAACTGGAAGTTCTGGAAGGCCGCGACATAGCCGAAGTACGGCAGCGTCTGGGACGACGTGCCGGGTCCACCGCCGGTGACGACGTAGATGAAGTTGAAGCTGCTCCCGAACCCGTAGACGAAGACGAGCACAGCGAGGGTCGCGATGATTCCGCGCATCTGGGGAATGACCACTCGCACGATGGTCTGGAAGGCGCTGGCGCCATCCAGCGACGCCGCCTCCAGTGTGTCGGCGGGGACGCCGAGCAGGCCGGCCTTCAGGACGGTGGCGGCGAACGGGATGTTGGCCCACATGGTGATCGCAATCAACGTCCAGAGCACCAGCGACGAGTCACCCAGCCACGACACCTGCGGGAGGCCGAGGGAGCGGGCCGCATCGTTGATCGGTCCGGTGCCCTGGAGCAGGAACTTCCAGCCGGTCCCCGTCACGATCGGCGGAAGCGCCCAGCACAGCATCATCAGACCCTGGACGAAGCGGCTCAGCCGCGTGTCCTTGGTGAGCCAGACCGCCGCGATGAACCCGAGGACGAGCACCCCGGCGAGCAGGACGACCGTGAACACGAAGCTGCGTCCGAAAGCGTGCCAGAAATCGGACGACGAGAAGATCGTCTGGAAGTTCTGCGCGCCGGCGAACGGCCAGTCGCCGATGATGTTCTGCGGCCCCACCTCGCTGACACTCATGCGGAAGAGCTGCACGATCGGGACGATCGCGAGCACGCCGAGGAAGAGCAGCGGAAGCAGCAGGGCCGCGTACGACGGGACGGCGCTCCGCGCCCGCGGGCGGCGTGGGCCGGACCCCCGAGGAGGAGCGGGGGTCCGGTCGCGTGCCGTCCGGGGGACGACGCCGGTGGGTGAGATGGCCATGCGGACTCAGCAGCCGCCGTTTCCGAGGTCTGTCTCGAGGCCGGAGGCGAGCTTCTTCGCGGCGTCCTCGGCGCTGTACTGCCCGGCGGCGAAGCCGCTGATCGTGTTGCCGAAGTTGGTCACCGCCGTGTTGGAGTTCTTGCCGGTCGGCCACTTGCCGACCGTGGGGATCTCCTGCAGGAAGCCATCCAGATACGGCTTCTCTTTGAGAGCGCTCTGCATGTCGGTGCGTGTCACCAGGCTTCCCATGATGTCGAGGGAGGCCTGCTGCGCCTCCGTGGAGAGCCAGCCGAGCTTCAGGTACTCCCACGCCATCTCCGGGTTCTTGGCGTAGCCGCCCACGGCCTGGCCCTCGCCTCCGGGAAGCACGTGGGTGCCCTTCGGACCGGCCGGGATCGGGGCTGTCCCGAACTCGAACGTGGCCTCTTTCTGGATCTGGCCGAGGTTCCAGTTGCCGTTGAGCAGGAACCCGACGTCCCCCTTGGTGAACATCGACGGCGTCTGCACGTTGGTCAGCTCCTGATAGCCCGTGGGAAGGTAGCCCTTCTTCGCCCAGCCGTCGAGGCGTTCGAGCACGCTGACGGTCTTCGGGGAGTCGATGCTGCAGAAGTCGACGCCTTCGCCGGCGAGGAACGGGTACCACGACCACGTGCCGTCGACGCCCGGGTCGGCGTTGTTGAGCAGCGGGGTCTTCCCGTTCTGCTTGAGGACCGCCATCGCCTTCTCGAAATCGTCGATCGTCGTCGGGACGGGGATCGAGTATTGGTCGAGAAGGGTTTTGTTGTACCAGAGGCCCTGGATGTTGACGTAGGTCTGGAACGTCTTGACCCTGTCCTTCGCGTCACGCCAGACGACGCTGTCCGGATAGGGCGACGGATCGCCGAGGCTCGCCCACTGCTCGGTCATGTCGGCCATGACACCGGCGGCGTCGAGCTGGCCGAAGTCCGCGGCCGGGTTGTTGATGACGACGTCCGGCCCCGAGCGGGTGCCGGCCGCGGCCAGCAGCTTCGAGTCGAGCTGTCCGGCCGGGATGTTCACATAGTCGACCGTGATGTCGGGATGCTTGGCATTGAAGAGCTTGGCCGCTTCCTTCTCGTACTGCAGCTGCTGCGGCGTGCTGAAGTACGACCACACGGTGACCGTCTTCGGGGCGGACGAGCCACCGCTTGCACACGCGGTCAACGACAGGCCCAGCAGCGCGGCGGCCGCAGCGATGGCTGCGGTGCGACGTGTGTTCAACATCTGTGGTTCTCCTCTTCATCGGGGATGGGCAAGCCAGATGGACAACGCTTTCCACTAGCGGAAACAACGTGGACAACGCTTTCCACATTATGAACAGGTCGACGTCACGACGTCAAGAGGTCGGGCGCGGAGGCGTGCTCGCGCGCAGCATCACCTCGCCGCCGATCGAGGAGACCAGGGCTCCGGGATGCGGATCGAGCACCAGCTCGACGGCCTGACGCCCCATGCGCTCCAGCGGCAACCGGACCGTCGTGAGCGACGGCGTGAAATCCTCCAACAGCTCGACATCGCCGAATCCGGCGATCCCGACATCCACTCCCGGGACGAGCCCCGCGTCCCGGATCGCAGCGAGCGCGCCGATCGCCATGACGTCCGCCACCGCGAAGAAGCAGTCCGGCCTCGCGCCGGTCGCCAAGATCTGGGCGGCCGCCGCGTACCCACCCGCCCGGTTGATCTTCGAGGGGATCCGCCACGCGAGAGGCGCCTCCCCGCCGGCCGCGGTCACCCCCTCGACGAACCCGCGCTGCCGGGCGACCGGCGTCGCCAGGTGGGACGGGCCCCCCAGAAGGGCGAACCGCTGGTAGCCGGCAGCGACCAAGGCGCCACCGAGGGCGCGCGCGGCCCCCGCGTTGTCCACTTCGAGGGTGCGGAACCCCTCGATCCCCCCGCCGACGAAGGCGACAGTGCCGCCCATCTGCTCATAGTCGGCGAGCGCACGGCCCACCCGCTCCTCCGTGTCCTCGTCCAGAGTGCGACTCACTGTCATCACGACGTGCCGAGGACGCTGGCCGCGGATGGCGTTCAGCGCCGAGCGTTCCCGGCTCGGGTCGCCTCCCGTGGTGATGATGGTCACGACCAGGCCGTTCGCCTCGGCCACCTCCGTCACGCCCGACACGATGCCCGCGAAGTAGGGATCGACGATGCTGCCCACCATGACAGCGACCGTCTCGCTCAGCCCTCGGGCGATCCCCTGTGCCAGCAGATTCGTCGAGTAGTTGAGGTCGGCCGCCGAACGCTCCACCCGGGCCCGCAGCGCGTCGGACACATTGCGAGAACTGCCGTTCAGCGCACGCGATGCCGTCGACAGCGACACCCGCGCGTGAGCCGCGACATCTTTCAGGGTGACCGGTCCACCCTTGCGACTGACCGCCATCCGCGCCCTCCGCGTCTTCCTCGGGGCTGGAGTCGTACCGTCACGCTCGCGCCCGAACTGAGATTAGCGGTGCGTGGGCGTCGATGCGCAACCGGGGACCACCGTCGATCGCGTGATGGACATGGATCCCGACCCTGCCGACGCCGCCGTCCCCGCTCTCGCCGGTGATCACGGAGGGCCCCTGCTCTCCTCGCGCGCCATCGAGGCACTGCAGAGCATCGACCCCGCCACCCTCGACGAAGTGCAGGCGTTCCGGGACGATTTCGCGCGGTTCATCATGCCCTACACGTTCGGCATCGACATTCCGGTCGCGGCAGCCGCGGCGCCGCCGGCTACACCACGCGGTCGTTGCCGCCGTCCACCGAGAGGTGCGCGCCGGTCGTGGCCGGGAGGCCCGCGATGAACGTGAGCACCGCCTCCGCGACCAGAGCGCTGGTGACCTCGACGCCCAGGAGGTTTCGGGTGCGATACTCCTCGACCGTGAGCCCGTAGTGCGCGGCGCGCTCGGCAAGAAGCCCGGGCGTCCAGATCGCGGTGTCGAAGACGGCGTCGGGTTCGACCTGGTTCACGCGGATGCCGTCCGCGGCCCACTCCAGCGCCGCCACCCGGGCGAGCTGTGCTGCGGCGGTCTTGCTGGCGGAGTACGCGGCGACTCCCGGGCCGGGCGCGGCGACGTTCTTCGTCGACACCAGCACCACACGGCCGCCGCGCGGCGCGACGGCGAGCAGCGGATGCGCCGCCCGCAGCGCCCGGGCCACGGCACCGGCGTTGACCCGCATCGCCCGCTCCCAGACGTCGTCCGCGAGGGTGGCGAGGGACTCGCCGGCGGGGAAGATCCCGGCGGCGACCACGAGTGCGTCGAGGCCGCCGAACTCCCGCGCCGCCGTCTCGACCGCGGCATCCAGCACGGCGTGCTCCGCCACGTCGCCGACGATCCCCCGCCACGACGGACCGTCGAACACATCGGTCACGTCCGGGCTGAGGTCGACGCCGACGACCGACGCGCCCTGGGCGAGCAGCGCCGCAGCGGTCGCCCGGCCGATCCCGGATGCGGCGCCGGTGACGAGCGCGACCTCGCCGTCGAGCAGCCGGGCACGGGCGCCGGAGCGCAGGCGCGCCTGCTCGAGCTCCCAGTACTCGATGTCGAAGCTCAGGGCCTCGTCGAGCGAGCGGTAGCCTGCCTGCCGGTCGGCCGCCTCCACGATGTCCATGGTGTGCAGCGCGATGTCGTGCACGGCATCGGCGGCCGAGCGGGACATGCCTGCCGTGAGCAGGCCCAGCTCGGGATCGAGGATCACCCGCGGGGCAGGGTCGATGGGCTCGATCGGGCCGGGTATCCGGTCGCGGTGCGCGTCGACATAGCGGGCGTAGTCGGCGGCATAGGCGGCCACGTCGCGGCCGACGAGCGGAGCGCGCTTCGTGCGGATGACGTGCTCGGGAGTCGCCGTGCCGCGGGAGGTCGCCTCCCGGAGATCCGATCGTTGCGCGTACCGCAGAGCACGCGACGATGCCGACTGCCGCACGATCAGCGGCGTGCCTGCGGCCAGGGAGAGATCGCGCCGGAGTTCGGCGATGGCCTCGACCGATCCGGCCCGCTCGACCGGCGCCCCCTCATCACCCCAGCGCGGCGAGCCGGCGGAGACCAACGCCAGATCCACCAGCTCGAGGTGGCGGCGCAGGGCCTCGTCGGCGTCGTCGGCGAACGTGAACAGACCGTGGTTGGCCAGCACCAGGGCGTCGACCCCGCGGAGGTCCGCGTCGGCGACGGACCGCGCGAGCGGGAATCCCGGCATCACATACGGCAGGACCGCGACGCGGTCGCCGAGCACACGCGCCGCCCGCTCGACGCCGTCCGGCTGATCGGTGAGGGCGACGACGGCGTCCGCGTGCGAATGGAGGACGACCCGGGACGGCAGGTGCGCGTGCAGCAGCGCCTCGATGGACGCCGTCGGCGCGGAGGCGTCGAGCGATGCCTGCCGGAGCTCGTTCACCATCCCGCTGTCGGTCAGCTCGGTGAGCGCCAGCAGGCGCAGCAGGCGCTTGCGGCGCAGCGGAGCGAATCCGGCGGGCTCGATCGAGCCGAGATCCCACCCGCTGCCCTTGACCAGCACGAGTTCCACCTCGTCGCCGGTGGCGTCGTGGCCGGTCGCCTTGATGGAGGTGTTGCCGCCGCCGTGCAGCACGAGGGAGGGATCGGCTCCGAGCGTCCGGGAGACCCGGGTGATCTCCGCCAGTGCGGCATCCACCTCGGGACCGTATGGCGAGCCGCTCATCGGGCCAGCTCCGTCCACACGGAGCCCATCGCGGCGAGCGCGCGGTCGAACCGGTCGGCCTGGCGCCGGTAGGCCTCGCGATCGGCGCCCGGTGCGACGACGAGGGCGGGGTCGGGGTCGCCCCACCAACCGGCCGTGTCGACGCCCACCCCGGCGGCGGCCAGGGATGCGACGCCACGCGCGCCCAGCTCTGTCCCGAGCTGGCGGCGCACCGGATGACCGACCACGTCGGCGAACATCTGCGCCCAGAGCGGATTCTTGGCACCTCCGCCGGCGAGGGTCCACGGGCCGTCCGAGACGGTCGCGCCGCTCGCGCACACCTTCTCGAGCTGAACGCGGTGGTACTGGGTCACCCCCTCGGCGACAGCGCGCGCGATCTCACGGTAGCCGTGCTTGTCTTTGGCGCCGAGGAGGGTCCCGGAAGCGCCGAGGTGCTCCGGCGCGCCGTGCACGAACGGGAGGAAGAGGAGGCCGTCGGCGCCCGCGTCCACCGTCGAGGCCGCGTGCAGCAGGTCGCGCGGGGTGACCGTGTCGGCGGCCACGCTCGACATCAGCGTCGAGAACCACTCGACTCCCGCGGCGGAGGTGGGTGCGACCTCCTGGGCCAGCATGTGACGGGGGTCGGGGAGCAGCGCGTTGAGCGTCACCCGTGGCGGCTCGGCGTCGGCGGGGACGACGACGGAGTTGATCGCCCAGGTGCCGACGATGATCGTCACATCGCCCGGCCGGACGGCGCCGGCCCCGATCGGACTCGCGACGCAGTCCATGCATCCGGCGACGACGGGGGCGCCGGCCGGGAGGCCCGTGGCGGCGGAGGCTTCAGCGGTCACGGCGCCCACGACCTCATCGGAGCGCGACAGCGGCGGCAACAACCGCATCAGGTCGCGTGGGAGGCCGAGCAGATCGAACACGGCGGGCTCGTAGGTGCGCGCCGCGAGGTCGACCAGGCCACAGGCGGAGGCGTCCGAGTAGTCGGCGCTCGGCCGGCCGGTGAGGCGGGAGGTGATCCAGTCCTTGCAGCTCAGGGCCCACCTCGCGCACCCGAGGGCCTGCGGCTCCTCATCGAGAAGCCAGCGGAGCAATACACCGGGCTGGCCCGCCCACGGGACGGAACCGG contains these protein-coding regions:
- a CDS encoding dienelactone hydrolase family protein; this translates as MSLDRAGLRRLLAVGAPESQRPTEVRRGDVEHHAGVDIERIELVAADRVVPALLLTTSPPPWPAAVVAVHQHNGRFDLGKSEPAGLAGDPEMAYGLRVAATGIPVIVPDLSGFEERMPASGDPAAAEQQTAWELVAGGLTLQGRHSDDVSLAVSWLIDEAGVDGPVGVIGHSLGGQVSLFTMAVDPRIRAGVVSCGAGSIASFGPAGVFHNPAYYVPGILPAGDLPAVAATLHGQSLLVLAGDDDPLFPADGVDAVVARLDPERTDVIRFSGGHAFPLTLQLAAITWLAETLTAPDGQLPAGEERTT
- a CDS encoding SDR family NAD(P)-dependent oxidoreductase, encoding MSGSPYGPEVDAALAEITRVSRTLGADPSLVLHGGGNTSIKATGHDATGDEVELVLVKGSGWDLGSIEPAGFAPLRRKRLLRLLALTELTDSGMVNELRQASLDASAPTASIEALLHAHLPSRVVLHSHADAVVALTDQPDGVERAARVLGDRVAVLPYVMPGFPLARSVADADLRGVDALVLANHGLFTFADDADEALRRHLELVDLALVSAGSPRWGDEGAPVERAGSVEAIAELRRDLSLAAGTPLIVRQSASSRALRYAQRSDLREATSRGTATPEHVIRTKRAPLVGRDVAAYAADYARYVDAHRDRIPGPIEPIDPAPRVILDPELGLLTAGMSRSAADAVHDIALHTMDIVEAADRQAGYRSLDEALSFDIEYWELEQARLRSGARARLLDGEVALVTGAASGIGRATAAALLAQGASVVGVDLSPDVTDVFDGPSWRGIVGDVAEHAVLDAAVETAAREFGGLDALVVAAGIFPAGESLATLADDVWERAMRVNAGAVARALRAAHPLLAVAPRGGRVVLVSTKNVAAPGPGVAAYSASKTAAAQLARVAALEWAADGIRVNQVEPDAVFDTAIWTPGLLAERAAHYGLTVEEYRTRNLLGVEVTSALVAEAVLTFIAGLPATTGAHLSVDGGNDRVV
- a CDS encoding Gfo/Idh/MocA family protein; this translates as MNHPTVAPIRTAIVGAGNIATLHHLPALRAHAAETELVAVVDVDLVRAEAFAREAGIPAAFSDLRAMLEGVNPDLVVVCTPPVAHREAVIAALDAGAWVWCEKPPALSLAEYDEMAAHEGAAGPYVSYVFQHRFGSAAQRLREHIASGELGEPLVGICHTLWFRDDAYYEVPWRGQWSTEGGGPTMGHGIHQMDLLLHVLGDWEEVRAMSGTLARDIETEDASFAAVRFASGAIVSVVNSILSPRETSYLRFDFRDATVEVEHLYGYSNSDWRWTPAPGVDPARARAWAPEKDLASSHTAQLAQLIAAYHDHRRPTASGEDGRRVLDLTAALYASAATGRAVHRGDITPESPFYATMSGDRSAIAGAEVIGA
- a CDS encoding FGGY-family carbohydrate kinase, which produces MKHCLIGIDVGLTAAKAAAFDEAGAELRAVSAANPRVAVAADRQEIDMAALWDVVAGVLAELTGWLTAEGWTISGIGATGHGNGLYLVDEQLRPVRAAFASTDSRAERIVAALDPVEVEAVRRVTGSVPWAGQPGVLLRWLLDEEPQALGCARWALSCKDWITSRLTGRPSADYSDASACGLVDLAARTYEPAVFDLLGLPRDLMRLLPPLSRSDEVVGAVTAEASAATGLPAGAPVVAGCMDCVASPIGAGAVRPGDVTIIVGTWAINSVVVPADAEPPRVTLNALLPDPRHMLAQEVAPTSAAGVEWFSTLMSSVAADTVTPRDLLHAASTVDAGADGLLFLPFVHGAPEHLGASGTLLGAKDKHGYREIARAVAEGVTQYHRVQLEKVCASGATVSDGPWTLAGGGAKNPLWAQMFADVVGHPVRRQLGTELGARGVASLAAAGVGVDTAGWWGDPDPALVVAPGADREAYRRQADRFDRALAAMGSVWTELAR
- a CDS encoding carbohydrate ABC transporter permease produces the protein MAISPTGVVPRTARDRTPAPPRGSGPRRPRARSAVPSYAALLLPLLFLGVLAIVPIVQLFRMSVSEVGPQNIIGDWPFAGAQNFQTIFSSSDFWHAFGRSFVFTVVLLAGVLVLGFIAAVWLTKDTRLSRFVQGLMMLCWALPPIVTGTGWKFLLQGTGPINDAARSLGLPQVSWLGDSSLVLWTLIAITMWANIPFAATVLKAGLLGVPADTLEAASLDGASAFQTIVRVVIPQMRGIIATLAVLVFVYGFGSSFNFIYVVTGGGPGTSSQTLPYFGYVAAFQNFQFGIAGAVAVVSIVVVLVVANGYIRSTGKEAVGR
- a CDS encoding LacI family DNA-binding transcriptional regulator — protein: MAVSRKGGPVTLKDVAAHARVSLSTASRALNGSSRNVSDALRARVERSAADLNYSTNLLAQGIARGLSETVAVMVGSIVDPYFAGIVSGVTEVAEANGLVVTIITTGGDPSRERSALNAIRGQRPRHVVMTVSRTLDEDTEERVGRALADYEQMGGTVAFVGGGIEGFRTLEVDNAGAARALGGALVAAGYQRFALLGGPSHLATPVARQRGFVEGVTAAGGEAPLAWRIPSKINRAGGYAAAAQILATGARPDCFFAVADVMAIGALAAIRDAGLVPGVDVGIAGFGDVELLEDFTPSLTTVRLPLERMGRQAVELVLDPHPGALVSSIGGEVMLRASTPPRPTS
- a CDS encoding ABC transporter substrate-binding protein, translated to MLNTRRTAAIAAAAALLGLSLTACASGGSSAPKTVTVWSYFSTPQQLQYEKEAAKLFNAKHPDITVDYVNIPAGQLDSKLLAAAGTRSGPDVVINNPAADFGQLDAAGVMADMTEQWASLGDPSPYPDSVVWRDAKDRVKTFQTYVNIQGLWYNKTLLDQYSIPVPTTIDDFEKAMAVLKQNGKTPLLNNADPGVDGTWSWYPFLAGEGVDFCSIDSPKTVSVLERLDGWAKKGYLPTGYQELTNVQTPSMFTKGDVGFLLNGNWNLGQIQKEATFEFGTAPIPAGPKGTHVLPGGEGQAVGGYAKNPEMAWEYLKLGWLSTEAQQASLDIMGSLVTRTDMQSALKEKPYLDGFLQEIPTVGKWPTGKNSNTAVTNFGNTISGFAAGQYSAEDAAKKLASGLETDLGNGGC
- a CDS encoding carbohydrate ABC transporter permease, with the translated sequence MIALLFRRRWIATAGCCLLLVVYAVPLAWILLESLASDRVAGAGFPTEFSVEAYERVLGGVGGPIAQSAIIAVATALLVVVLSALAGYGLSHVRGRLGSVVIAATMIILVVVQMIPQATNAIPLYGLFGAWGLVNSTVGVVLADVALLLPLGIVLVRPFFVEVPVELEQAAMIDGANRWKVVWHIVLPLARNGLVTVGLLSFMIAWGEFIYAITFLNDSGLFPVSVILAQQVGSLNASWNSLMALAVLTSIPLVVIFIGGQRRLQAGMMAGAVK
- a CDS encoding PmoA family protein — its product is MPEIRMHDDGARLSITAGSVELAVYEYRPDAPAAEAPKPFLHPIRTVSGAPLSIARPWDHRWHKGLQMTWSHVSGQNFWGGPTFTLDEGYVWKENLGRIRHDRFERVDTDGASAVIEEGLSWITSDDRHWFAEARTQRIHRLDETRGSWVLDFSTELRNVSDRELRLGSPTTHGRPDAGYAGLFWRGPRSWTDGAILGGDGAEGEAVMGTVSDWAAVIGQHDEIDGGGTVLMFAGTSSAPVPIRWFSRISPFACLAPSPAFDTEIGLAPGSRLRLAHRVVFIDRRCSRDELEELAGELRP